TGTCGGCACTGCATGTGCGAAGTGTCGGATGAAGCGAGAGGTGATACATCAGATGAGTGGTGACATCCTCTATGCATGAGCCGCCACAGAAATAAACGCTCATAAGCGAACGGATGATTTCGCTGTATTGATAACCATACAGCCTACATCTCATACCGAGGGTTGAGTCGATTACAGATGAGAGATTGGAGTCAAATTGCTCCATTATTGAAAAAATTCCTCCAAAAGGAGAGAGTTTCTCAGATTTTATTGCTACCTTTGCCATGTCTGTCGGGTTTGATACATATTTTGATTTGCAACACTAAGATAGGTGAAAAATCTGACATGGCAAAATCCTGAGCAACTTTTTGTTGCTCAGGTACTTATAAAATAAGTTAAACTAAAATGCTGCGGAATTTAGGATATCTTGAAGAAGAACGTAATGAACAAATTAGAAAAGAAAATGAGAGACGATTCCAACAAGAGCAACAAAGGATAAACAATCAACGTCTTCATGAGATTAATGAACGTAATCGCATTGCTTTAGAACGGGAAAATGCGAGGAGAAGAGCAGAGGAAAAAAGAAAAGCGGAACAAAAGCGAAAAGAAACCAGTCGCACAAACACAAATGTTCCTCCGTCGCAACCGAAGAATAATCGTTGGTCAATAGGCTCTAATCCAACTCTTCTTCCACGAGCAACCTCATCAAAAACAGCAACTACAAAAACAAACTCATCTAATAAAACCGATGGAAAAGAGGGAAAGTAAGTAATCTTATTGCAAAATGAATTGTATATGCAGTCAATCGCCAGTCGGTTGGCTGCATTTTTTCTGTGTGCAAGGATGGTCTATTCGCCACCGATGGAGGGGCGGTTAGCACCGCTCGCCTCCAGATAGTCGTTTACTGCGTCACGCATGGTGAACTCTCTCATGCCTGTCTTTGCCCAGTAGATAAGGGCATCAACAGCGGCTTTTCTTGCCTTGCTGTATTCGTTGTCTGTCATGATTCTGATGTTTTGAGTTTTCTAAAAAAGTGTGATGCATATCCAAATGGTGATTTCAACAAAGATGATAGACCAACTTAGGAAAGCCAAGCCGAACATCCAGGCATAGGTGCTACCGTTGAAGTATGCACCCTCCTCGATATTGCGGATTCGTTTAAGCTCTTTCTGCTGGTGAGTGAACAGGTCGTTTATCCGCTTCTCATGCTCGTCAAGGGCTTGCTTGAAAGCAGAAATGGCGGTGTTGTTCCGCTTATCCAACTGGGCAACTCCTTCATCGTTGATGCCGACTTTGAGGTTGCTCTGCTCTGCCTTGACTATGGCATGGCATATACTATCCACGATGTTGTCCGTGCTCCTGTGGGCAGCCATAAGTGCCACTTTCGTTGATTCCAACCTCCGATAGGCATTGCCCAGTTCCTCCTTTGCCTCATAGAGTGCTTTCTTGGCTGATTCAATCTCTTTCAGGGTCACTTTGATTTCTTCCTTGCCACTCTCGATGTTCTCGTCCTCCTGCATCTGATTGTACAGGTTAAGCACATCCTGTGTGGCATCTTTCTTGTTTCTTCCCATACCGTTCTTGTTTGAAAAGTTATCGTTTCATGCCTCTCTTTATCGGCTTGCAGAGTGTGTTTGCTTGCATTGCGCAACGTCTTGCCCATTCACGGTCATCATCGTCCTTATCACGTCCCCAGCCACTGCCAGGACTGCCACCGCCACCACATGACTCAGACATCGATGTGGCAGCATCAAGGTAGTTCATGAAGAGCAGCATGGCTACATTCAGAATGTCAGTGTGGCTTGCGGATCCATTCTCGGGAACTTCGATACAACTGTTCATCGTGTCGTAAGCAGTTCTCGGCATGACTATGCTGAAACGCTCACCATCGACTTCAATAATCTTTCTCAATCCGGCAGGAAGGTCAGGTTTGGCAACATTGCTTGTACGAGACAGACCACCTTGCGATGCCGTATTTCTGCTGTCCAATGTGGTAGCGTTTGAAACAGAAGGAGAAGGTCTTTGACCAACTGCAACAGGTGTTGGCTGAGGGTGCAGCTTGCGGAAGGTATTCCCGATTTTCGATGCGGTGAGATTCCTTCCTACACCCAGTTCGGAAGCCTTGATGGTAGTTTTTCCGAACTTGAAGCGGTAGCCATGCACCCTGCCTTGACCATTCTTGTCACGGATAAGCTCGATGTCATATCCCTTTGCCCTCAATCGGTCGGCATATTCATCCCAATCAAAGAACGGCATTGAACGCAGCACATCCATACAGGCTTTGGTCACCTCTGCAATGCGTTCCTGACGAATATCCATGGCATCCTTCCAACCATGACGCTGATTGATGGCTTTCGCAGCCATCACGGCACGCTCACCGATGAACTTCACATCATTGAGATTACCGTCCATGTCGATGCGGTTCACCACCAGATGCAGGTGGGGAATGCCACTCTTGGAGTCACGGTGAAGGGCGGCAAAATATTGTGAGTTGGCTATGTTGGTCGGCTTGACCGAAGTTGCAGCCTTGCCTTTCTTCTTGCCGATGTGGTTCACCTTGGAGATACCATCCATCTCACGAATGAACTCGTCAAGGAATCTTCTCCAGTCCTCCATAGTCCAGTTACGTGCCTCCTCCTCAGATGGGGAAAGCTCAAAGCGGATGGACGTCAGTTCGATGGGCTTCTTGGCATACCTCTGCTTGAACATGGACTGATGCAGCACCATCTCGTCCCACATGCCCATCGGCGGCAGACCCTCGCTGAGATGGTTGGTCTTGACGATGTCCGCGCGATTGTTTTTGGTTGCGTAATTGGTCATTGCCTGACCATGCTGAATTGCTGACGCTTTTGCTATCATAACATATCCAAGAATTTGTCTCTAATGCGGCTCAATTCCTCTATCAGGGTGTTGATGCCTTGAAGCCAACGTTCCATGAAGTCGGCTCTCTTGAAGAGTTTTAGTCTCTCGGTCTGTGGCAGGGCATGAAGCGCATTGCGCACATAAACCAGTTCAGACCTTGCCCCGATTAAGCCCTTCAAGGCTTCCTCCTGCTCTGCGGTCATGGGTAGGGATGGCTTGTGTCCGATGCCTAAGTCATGAAGATATGTGCTCTTGCTCCTGCCTGACAGTCGGGCATTATGTACTACCAAGTCGTAGTGTTCTTCTGTGAAACGAACGTCAATGTGTCTGGTCTTCGGAGGTCTCTTCCTTGAGGTTTTCTCCGTGTTGTTATTCTTGTCTTTTGTCATTGTAGATGGGGTTTATAAAGTTTATACTTGATATAACAGGACAGCCAATGTGAGCCTGCGAACATTCAAGAATGCCAGTAGGAAGCGGTGGGCGAAGCGAAACCGTCTGACACTGGTACTTCTTGTTTAGACCTCCGAAAAAAAACTACGGCTAATAGAGGTAGCGGCTTCTGGATAGCTTGCCTGTCGGGAACGTCAATAGTCGAAATAAGGGAAAAGTAGAGATGACATCATGAGTGACTTGGGGTGATATGCGCGCCATGTCTCTCCGTGTGATCCTCGCATCGTCCTTCATGGGGCGGTGGCTGCAAGAGGTTGCCCTCGTCATCATAGACAGGAGACGGCAGCAACTCAATGGGTGATGCCCCTTCTCCTTGATTGCAGTCATCTTCTGACGGCTGTCCAACCTCATACTCAAAATGGTCATCACCTTCCTTTTCCCTTTGTTTGAAGTCTTGTGGTATCGGAGAAGGATCTGAAAGTCCATCCCCGATAACATGAGAATTAACGAAAGGGGAAGAGGTATTATAAGAGGCAGGAACATGGGGCTGCAGAATGTCAGTAGTGGCAGGATTGACGCTGCTGTCTTTCTGCTGACCTATGCCATTGGAAAGATTGCCTTCCGAAGAGCAAGCGGTATCGGATGGGACATTGGACACCGATTCCTCTTGGGTGGCGGAAGTCACGGATTGACGGTTGTAGAAGGGGTTCTTGATGGCTTCCTTGATGCCGTCAACGTACCAGAAGGCGATGCATAGTATCGTATGTATGGAGGTGCGGTTGTTCCTCTCGGTTGAGAGGATGCCCACCTGATTGAACAGTTCCACCACCTTTGCCGCTGTCTTGCGGTCACACTTCCAAAGGGCAGACAGCTCAACGGTAGAGATGGCAAACTGCCCGATGGAGAGAGAAGCGGAGAAGCCTGTCTTCAGATAAACACTTGGCTTGGTGGATGCCATTGATACAAAAGTGCCGAAGGCGGTCATGCGGTGGAAGCCCTGCCTGTCATCCTTCAAGAAATCGAGCTGTTCCTTGGTCAGCAGGATTCCGTATTTTATGCTTTGGTTACTCATCTTGAAAAACTGATTATTAGTGAAACGGATTACTCAGCAAAGAAAGAATGAATAGTTTCTCTTTCCCCTTTCGTAAAAAGTAGATTACATGATTCTCTTATCCGTCATGCCATTCTTCCCCATCAGGATTTTTCTCGCCCTTGACCCTCTTCATGGAGGCAGGCTTGTTCTTCTTGCTTTTCTGCAACATTGCCAGATGAGCCTCGAAGTCTGCCTGTTCCTCCTGGGTCGATTCGTAAGGCTTGTCCCATGAGCCACCTGCCTCAATCCATTTTATCAGCTGGTCTTTGAAGAAGTAGAGCGTGTTCCCTCTCTTGTAGAAAGGAATGCGCCTTTCAGATGTGTAAGCATAAAGCGATGAGACTTTCTTTCGGACGAAGGCACTTGCCTCTCTGATGTCCATAAGAACATGGTCATTCTCGCTCGGAGCATTGCCTATTCTCTGACCAATGTCATCAAGACGAGTCATCATCGTATTGACCTTTGTCAGAAGTTCGCCAACTGCACTGGGCAGTTGGTCGAACGATAATGATTTGTTTTCTTCCATTTGTTATCCTGATTATGTTTTTCACTTATGTCTGGTCACTCTCTTCCTTTGTTGGTATTTTGAGCGAGATACGTTCTGCCGCATCACGTTTGAGTTCGTCCACCACATCGGCATACACCTGAGTAGTGGCAAGATTGCTATGGGTAAGCAGCTTGCTCACGGTGTAGATGTCCGTTCCCTCTGCCAACTGCAAGGTGGCAAAGGTATGACGGAAGCAGTGGAAGGTGATGTGTTTCTCGATGCCGGAAGCCTTTATCCACGGTTTGAGATACAATGCCACTGTACTGTTCGTGAGATTCTTGAACACCTGTCCAGTGCTTCGCTCGCCACAGAGCTGCAAAGCCTCTTCGCTGATAGGCAGGATTGCAGCGGTGGAAGTCTTCTTTGTGATAATGTCCATTCCCCAGCCGCCATCAGCCAACTTGACGATATTCTCCCACTGGAGTCTGATGCAGTCAGAAAGGCGAAGACCTGTAAGGCAGGAGAAGAGACCTGCACGGCGAAGGACATCACTCTTGCAAGGAGTCTGAGACAACTGCAACAACTCTTCCTTGGTGAGGAACTGCCGCTTGTTGCCATGAGCCTTGGCACGCACAAGTTTCTTGGCGATATTCTCTTTGAGCAGTCCGTCCTCGTATGCGATGGCAAGGATGCACTTCAACTTGGTAAGGTTGTTGTTGGCTGTTGTTCCCATCATGCGCTTGCCGTTGTGCATACAGGCATCCGACAACAGGTAGTCGAGGAATCCCTGGCAGTACGGAACGGTAAGGTCGCAGAAGCGGCACTCGCCATGCGTGTAATTGTGGAAGTGCATGTAGGCGGTTGCCCAGTTCTGGCTGCTGCCACGCTCAATCATGAGGTTCTTGAAATATTCCAAGAAGCTCTCCTTGCCCTTGTTGCGGTCGAGGAAGCCATACTCCTCATT
The Segatella copri DNA segment above includes these coding regions:
- a CDS encoding relaxase/mobilization nuclease domain-containing protein, whose protein sequence is MIAKASAIQHGQAMTNYATKNNRADIVKTNHLSEGLPPMGMWDEMVLHQSMFKQRYAKKPIELTSIRFELSPSEEEARNWTMEDWRRFLDEFIREMDGISKVNHIGKKKGKAATSVKPTNIANSQYFAALHRDSKSGIPHLHLVVNRIDMDGNLNDVKFIGERAVMAAKAINQRHGWKDAMDIRQERIAEVTKACMDVLRSMPFFDWDEYADRLRAKGYDIELIRDKNGQGRVHGYRFKFGKTTIKASELGVGRNLTASKIGNTFRKLHPQPTPVAVGQRPSPSVSNATTLDSRNTASQGGLSRTSNVAKPDLPAGLRKIIEVDGERFSIVMPRTAYDTMNSCIEVPENGSASHTDILNVAMLLFMNYLDAATSMSESCGGGGSPGSGWGRDKDDDDREWARRCAMQANTLCKPIKRGMKR
- a CDS encoding plasmid mobilization protein, which encodes MTKDKNNNTEKTSRKRPPKTRHIDVRFTEEHYDLVVHNARLSGRSKSTYLHDLGIGHKPSLPMTAEQEEALKGLIGARSELVYVRNALHALPQTERLKLFKRADFMERWLQGINTLIEELSRIRDKFLDML
- a CDS encoding helix-turn-helix domain-containing protein — its product is MEENKSLSFDQLPSAVGELLTKVNTMMTRLDDIGQRIGNAPSENDHVLMDIREASAFVRKKVSSLYAYTSERRIPFYKRGNTLYFFKDQLIKWIEAGGSWDKPYESTQEEQADFEAHLAMLQKSKKNKPASMKRVKGEKNPDGEEWHDG
- a CDS encoding site-specific integrase, whose amino-acid sequence is MTNICTKVTVRKRPIKNGQTSLYLDFYPPIRNPKTGKLSRREYLGLYIYTNPVERFQQEYNKSMIQKAEIIKCRRTESIINEEYGFLDRNKGKESFLEYFKNLMIERGSSQNWATAYMHFHNYTHGECRFCDLTVPYCQGFLDYLLSDACMHNGKRMMGTTANNNLTKLKCILAIAYEDGLLKENIAKKLVRAKAHGNKRQFLTKEELLQLSQTPCKSDVLRRAGLFSCLTGLRLSDCIRLQWENIVKLADGGWGMDIITKKTSTAAILPISEEALQLCGERSTGQVFKNLTNSTVALYLKPWIKASGIEKHITFHCFRHTFATLQLAEGTDIYTVSKLLTHSNLATTQVYADVVDELKRDAAERISLKIPTKEESDQT